The following coding sequences are from one Solea solea chromosome 11, fSolSol10.1, whole genome shotgun sequence window:
- the LOC131467994 gene encoding uncharacterized protein LOC131467994 encodes MFHMESKPDETNAQMDSGPEVSRHSCDSDETVLKETCDEASPNNHSREQSDDELPPLRRTKSIMMDRLQDFAGCLYDSSDDSTEGTLISKPERDSQRLRRSSRHPIQMPLVESDNSNIGSEDEYIPCPKDESTESDSSLELTLENKKRNKGASSESRRKSSSRSKFKPRESGSESSKQKRSRSSSQSQLDFSQKRPFKTGHDPTQIFPNSRVDGNEKKIVATYSKKDVSVSMPLEEEQSMYVNPVLKKMDGSRSYNKKHFCFYCRKFVQKMSRHLWRKHQDETDVAKAFSLPKNSKERKLQLDYIRNKGNFEHNSEVLETQKGKLIPWKQPQKKSEGQEFAHCIHCYGLFSRRAMWRHFQVCNFKPESSKPGKTRVLSLCAFAEPAPPGFNDAYWKFLSVMNQDRIAVAIKEDRCILEYGYRLFRKNEKVVSQHQYIRQKLRELGRLLLKARQVTHVKTIQELIKPEQYSQVVTTAKSLSGFSEQTGKYQCPSLARKVGHSLYSLAMFIKSEGLKKKDKQATQDAEEFALLYQESWRFDIASQALTQLDQTKWNAPLLLPFTQDIQKFHCHLAEKQQQHLNDLQKHPSPSNWKELAKVTLTQVVLFNRRRGGEVSRMLLSAYLSKDTSDTHGDVSLALTPLEQKLCKHFVRITIVGKRGRKVPVLLTPIMRESLDALTEKREECGVLSENGYLFALPHSVHYIRACDCIRQFVKECDHLENPKALTSTRLRKHIATLSTVLNLKTTELDQLADFLGHNIAVHRKHYRLPEGTLQLAKISKVLLAMEQGRLGEYKGKSLDEIQVDVNETIGIEGPSEEDIEGEQGSEDEESMSSLNICTSTSQVQNQGVSPTDVTMPGQQGSEDEVSTSSLQECTSTSQVQNQSVSARKRGKQAPVRRWTPEEIAAVEKHLKKFIVRQDVPGKADCERCIASEPQALQNRDWKAVKYFIKNRITTMRRKL; translated from the exons atgttccacatggaatcaaagccagatgagactaacgcacag atggaCAGTGGACCAGAGGTTTCTCGTCATTCGTGCGATTCAGATGAAACTGTTCTGAAAGAAACCTGTGATGAGGCTTCTCCAAACAACCATTCCAGAGAGCAATCAGATGATGAACTTCCACCTCTGAGACGCACAAAAAGCATTATG ATGGATCGACTACAAGATTTTGCTGGCTGTCTCTACGATTCAAGTGATGACAGCACAGAGGGCACTTTGATTTCTAAGCCTGAAAGGGATTCACAGAGGCTGAGAAGAAGCTCTCGCCATCCT atTCAGATGCCTCTTGTGGAATCAGATAACTCTAACATTGGCAGTGAAGATGAGTACATTCCATGTCCCAAGGACGAAAGCACAGAAAGTGATAGCAGTTTGGAATTAAccctggaaaataaaaaaaggaacaaaggtGCATCTAGTGAGAGCAGAAGAAAGTCTTCCAGTCGGAGCAAGTTTAAGCCCAGGGAGAGTGGAAGTGAGTCCTCCAAGCAGAAAAGAAGCAGGTCTTCCAGTCAGAGCCAGCTTGATTTTAGCCAGAAGAGACCCTTTAAAACAGGTCATGACCCCACACAAATATTTCCAAATAGCAGAGTTGATggtaatgaaaagaaaatagttgCAACATATTCTAAAAAGGATGTGAGTGTTTCAATGCCCCTGGAAGAAGAGCAGTCTATGTATGTCAATCCAGTTTTAAAGAAGATGGATGGGTCTAGAAgctacaacaaaaaacatttctgcttttattgCAGAAAgtttgtccagaaaatgtcaaggCACTTGTGGCGTAAACACCAAGATGAAACAGATGTTGCAAAAGCATTCAGTTTGCCAAAGAACTCAAAAGAAAGGAAACTGCAGTTGGACTACATACGAAATAAGGGCAACTTTGAGCACAATAGTGAGGTTTTGGAGACACAGAAAGGCAAACTCATCCCATGGAAGCAACCACAGAAAAAATCTGAAGGACAGGAATTTGCACATTGTATTCACTGCTATGGTTTGTTCTCAAGAAGAGCAATGTGGCGGCATTTTCAGGTTTGCAACTTCAAACCCGAGAGTAGTAAACCCGGTAAAACTCgtgttctttctttgtgtgcttTCGCTGAACCTGCTCCACCTGGATTTAATGATGCTTATTGGAAGTTCTTAAGTGTTATGAATCAAGACAGGATTGCAGTTGCTATTAAAGAAGACCGCTGTATTCTTGAATATGGTTACAGACTGTTCAGGAAGAACGAGAAGGTGGTCAGTCAACACCAGTATATTCGGCAAAAACTGAGAGAGCTTGGCAGGCTGTTATTGAAAGCAAGACAAGTTACACATGTGAAGACCATCCAAGAACTCATAAAACCTGAACAGTACAGTCAGGTGGTCACTACTGCAAAGAGCCTATCTGGATTCAGTGAGCAAACTGGCAAATACCAATGTCCGTCTCTTGCTCGCAAGGTTGGACACAGCTTGTATTCTTTGGCCATGTTTATCAAGTCCGAAGGcctgaaaaagaaagataaacaaGCTACTCAAGATGCTGAGGAGTTTGCGCTGCTTTATCAAGAAAGTTGGAGATTTGACATTGCAAGCCAAGCATTAACTCAACTTGACCAGACCAAATGGAATGCTCCTCTACTGTTACCTTTCACACAAGATATTCAAAAGTTTCATTGTCATCTAgctgagaaacagcagcaacatttgAATGATCTGCAAAAACACCCATCACCATCAAACTGGAAGGAGCTTGCAAAAGTTACCCTCACACAAGTTGTACTGTTTAACCGGCGGAGAGGAGGGGAAGTGTCCAGGATGCTTCTGTCTGCGTATCTATCAAAGGACACATCAGACACACATGGTGACGTTAGCTTGGCCCTTACACCGCTTGAACAGAAGCTGTGCAAACATTTTGTAAGGATTACAATTgtaggaaagagaggaagaaaggttCCAGTTCTTTTAACCCCAATCATGAGAGAGTCACTTGATGCTCTGACTgagaagagagaagaatgtGGAGTGCTGTCTGAAAATGGATATCTGTTTGCATTACCTCACTCTGTCCATTACATAAGGGCTTGTGACTGCATAAGGCAGTTTGTGAAAGAATGTGATCACCTTGAAAATCCTAAAGCCTTAACATCAACAAGACTAAGGAAACATATCGCCACCCTCTCTACTGTATTGAACCTTAAGACCACAGAACTCGATCAGTTGGCAGACTTCCTTGGCCATAATATTGCTGTGCACCGAAAGCACTACCGCCTTCCGGAGGGCACCCTCCAgttggccaaaatcagcaaagtgcTTCTGGCAATGGAACAGGGACGCCTAGGAGAATACAAAGGAAAGAGCCTGGATGAAATTCAAGTTGACGTGAATG AGACCATTGGCATAGAGGGGCCTTCAGAAGAGGACATTGAAG GAGAACAGGGGTCAGAAGATGAGGAGAGCATGTCATCCCTGAACATCTGTACCTCAACATCACAAGTCCAAAACCAGGGAGTGTCTCCAACGG ATGTCACTATGCCAGGACAACAGGGGTCAGAAGATGAGGTCAGCACGTCATCCCTGCAAGAATGTACCTCCACATCGCAAGTCCAAAACCAGAGTGTGTCTGCAAGAAAGAGAG GTAAGCAAGCTCCTGTGAGACGTTGGACACCAGAGGAAATTGCTGCAGTAGAAAAACATCTGAAGAAGTTCATTGTGAGGCAAGATGTTCCAGGTAAAGCGGACTGTGAGCGCTGCATTGCTTCAGAACCGCAAGCGCTACAAAATAGAGACTGGAAAGCAGTCAAATATTTCATCAAAAATAGAATAACTACCATGAGAAGAAAATTATAA